The Manduca sexta isolate Smith_Timp_Sample1 chromosome 17, JHU_Msex_v1.0, whole genome shotgun sequence genome includes a window with the following:
- the LOC115451468 gene encoding uncharacterized protein LOC115451468 isoform X1, translating to MIVEIQEEVRGKRPFKIWDSSRNVRKGLVVTSFEELIHRGKEKLSVAASEPVRLVLESDGTQVEDGEYWRTLPPNTVLLLLRQGERWYPTGVDVIKAAISAIPKIVCETIHALELHDETPSWKIMDNKGRVTVVLHWDQRPAASPAARSPSRQAKPDRRPSLVIQTSLDRPQPPPPHITVVNHDEPGPAPRRLSRGPGSLEHTPGGVHVHTSECRAAPASPAPHPPHARPPPDECDFHCCALHEEGRRIAVHKSVATSPIQDAQPRASPQGRPKGHVRFLDAESARRGDRDSSESETENTLVEDEAVTSEKFLLLIDQLSVDQKRHLTIKDIGIILERLSSKILDVERLDRESESDDCYNWTIKATIRGDALRELGVIYNGNYYAISEHPGYREENEEAGDEGEEEEEEDRL from the exons GTAAGGAGAAGTTGTCAGTAGCTGCGAGTGAGCCGGTGCGGCTGGTGCTAGAGAGTGACGGCACGCAGGTCGAAGACGGCGAGTACTGGCGTACGCTACCACCCAATACCGTACTGCTGCTGCTGCGCCAGGGCGAGCGATGGTATCCCACAGGAGTCGACGTCATCAAGGCCG CAATATCAGCAATCCCCAAAATAGTATGCGAGACGATCCACGCGCTCGAGTTACACGATGAGACGCCTTCATGGAAGATCATGGACAACAAGGGGCGCGTCACGGTGGTGCTGCACTGGGACCAGCGGCCCGCGGCGTCGCCGGCCGCGCGCTCACCCTCGCGGCAAGCCAAGCCGGATCGACGGCCCTCGCTCGTGATCCAGACGTCGCTGGACCGGCCGCAGCCGCCGCCGCCACACATCACTGTTGTGAACCACGACGAGCCGGgccccgcgccgcgccgacTGTCGCGCGGGCCCGGCTCGCTCGAGCATACGCCCGGCGGCGTGCACGTGCATACGTCCGAgtgccgcgccgcgcccgcctcgCCTGCGCCGCACCCGCCACACGCACGGCCACCGCCAGACGAGTGCGACTTCCATTGCTGTGCGCTACATGAGGAAGGACGCCGGATCGCCGTACACAAAAGCGTCGCTACCTCGCCCATACAGGACGCGCAGCCTCGTGCCTCACCACAGGGCCGACCGAAAGGCCACGTGCGCTTTCTAGACGCAGAATCGGCTCGACGAGGTGATCGCGACTCGTCTGAGAGTGAAACAGAAAACACACTCGTTGAAGACGAGGCGGTCACATCGGAGAAGTTCTTGCTGTTGATTGACCAACTGAGCGTGGACCAAAAGCGACACCTCACCATAAAGGACATCGGCATCATACTGGAACGGCTCAGCTCAAAGATCCTAGACGTGGAGCGGCTCGACCGCGAATCAGAGTCGGACGACTGTTACAACTGGACAATTAAGGCGACGATCAGAGGCGACGCGCTGAGAGAGCTCGGCGTCATATACAATGGCAACTACTACGCCATCAGCGAACACCCGGGCTACCGGGAGGAGAACGAGGAGGCGGGAGACGAGGGCGAGGAGGAGGAGGAAGAGGACAGACTCTGA
- the LOC115451468 gene encoding uncharacterized protein LOC115451468 isoform X2, which translates to MAREEVRGKRPFKIWDSSRNVRKGLVVTSFEELIHRGKEKLSVAASEPVRLVLESDGTQVEDGEYWRTLPPNTVLLLLRQGERWYPTGVDVIKAAISAIPKIVCETIHALELHDETPSWKIMDNKGRVTVVLHWDQRPAASPAARSPSRQAKPDRRPSLVIQTSLDRPQPPPPHITVVNHDEPGPAPRRLSRGPGSLEHTPGGVHVHTSECRAAPASPAPHPPHARPPPDECDFHCCALHEEGRRIAVHKSVATSPIQDAQPRASPQGRPKGHVRFLDAESARRGDRDSSESETENTLVEDEAVTSEKFLLLIDQLSVDQKRHLTIKDIGIILERLSSKILDVERLDRESESDDCYNWTIKATIRGDALRELGVIYNGNYYAISEHPGYREENEEAGDEGEEEEEEDRL; encoded by the exons GTAAGGAGAAGTTGTCAGTAGCTGCGAGTGAGCCGGTGCGGCTGGTGCTAGAGAGTGACGGCACGCAGGTCGAAGACGGCGAGTACTGGCGTACGCTACCACCCAATACCGTACTGCTGCTGCTGCGCCAGGGCGAGCGATGGTATCCCACAGGAGTCGACGTCATCAAGGCCG CAATATCAGCAATCCCCAAAATAGTATGCGAGACGATCCACGCGCTCGAGTTACACGATGAGACGCCTTCATGGAAGATCATGGACAACAAGGGGCGCGTCACGGTGGTGCTGCACTGGGACCAGCGGCCCGCGGCGTCGCCGGCCGCGCGCTCACCCTCGCGGCAAGCCAAGCCGGATCGACGGCCCTCGCTCGTGATCCAGACGTCGCTGGACCGGCCGCAGCCGCCGCCGCCACACATCACTGTTGTGAACCACGACGAGCCGGgccccgcgccgcgccgacTGTCGCGCGGGCCCGGCTCGCTCGAGCATACGCCCGGCGGCGTGCACGTGCATACGTCCGAgtgccgcgccgcgcccgcctcgCCTGCGCCGCACCCGCCACACGCACGGCCACCGCCAGACGAGTGCGACTTCCATTGCTGTGCGCTACATGAGGAAGGACGCCGGATCGCCGTACACAAAAGCGTCGCTACCTCGCCCATACAGGACGCGCAGCCTCGTGCCTCACCACAGGGCCGACCGAAAGGCCACGTGCGCTTTCTAGACGCAGAATCGGCTCGACGAGGTGATCGCGACTCGTCTGAGAGTGAAACAGAAAACACACTCGTTGAAGACGAGGCGGTCACATCGGAGAAGTTCTTGCTGTTGATTGACCAACTGAGCGTGGACCAAAAGCGACACCTCACCATAAAGGACATCGGCATCATACTGGAACGGCTCAGCTCAAAGATCCTAGACGTGGAGCGGCTCGACCGCGAATCAGAGTCGGACGACTGTTACAACTGGACAATTAAGGCGACGATCAGAGGCGACGCGCTGAGAGAGCTCGGCGTCATATACAATGGCAACTACTACGCCATCAGCGAACACCCGGGCTACCGGGAGGAGAACGAGGAGGCGGGAGACGAGGGCGAGGAGGAGGAGGAAGAGGACAGACTCTGA